Proteins from a single region of Candidatus Rubrimentiphilum sp.:
- a CDS encoding YbhB/YbcL family Raf kinase inhibitor-like protein: protein MMIAAAAFALASLTFRPNSTLPQTTVYTGCGGPNISPELHWSNAPRGTRSFALTVFDPDAAGGWYHWVAYNIPPSTAHFTAGVRLPIGELGATSFKQLGYGGPCPPPGKVHHYIFTLYALNVRKVGPAGMTGPRLEAALRRHVLARTNITGLYGR from the coding sequence ATGATGATTGCCGCCGCGGCGTTCGCGCTGGCTTCGCTCACCTTTCGTCCGAATTCGACGCTGCCGCAAACTACGGTTTACACCGGCTGCGGCGGTCCGAATATCTCGCCCGAGCTGCACTGGTCAAACGCACCGCGCGGAACGCGCAGCTTCGCGCTGACTGTGTTCGACCCGGACGCAGCCGGCGGCTGGTACCACTGGGTCGCGTACAACATTCCGCCATCGACGGCTCACTTTACGGCGGGAGTGCGTCTTCCGATCGGCGAGCTCGGCGCGACGTCGTTCAAACAACTCGGTTACGGCGGCCCGTGTCCCCCGCCGGGCAAGGTCCATCATTATATATTCACGCTCTACGCGCTCAACGTCAGAAAAGTCGGACCCGCCGGAATGACGGGCCCGCGTTTGGAGGCGGCGCTACGGAGGCACGTCCTGGCGCGCACGAACATTACCGGCCTCTACGGGCGCTAG
- a CDS encoding M3 family metallopeptidase, with amino-acid sequence MKRIALAMTLALSSLFPAQAALAQGSPAPVDWNLTPAQIGQTCKAAIAKAQTRLNALLAAKGNRTFANTVLPLEDLTSDLNDTTVAQQFLVNVATGQDVQNASNDCNTAESSFFTDLSASPQLYAQVAAAARSTTARDVYQRKLTSIWLDTLKRSGAGLSAAGRLEFVRLSKELTDLQNNFALNLGNDTTTIVITAAQAAMLPSDFVASLKSAAGGGLILPVNESTVTPFYQNESDAAARKAYYLAYNNRQAAKNTPLLERAIAIRDRLAHLLGYQTWAAYQVSNRTAKTPERVVSFLSGLDKTILPKARADIAVLTALKASDTKDPAAVLQPWDFTYYDNMLQKTQYAVDQNQIRQYFPVQHTIDAVLDIYHRLLGVDFKPVVPANAWNPDVIAYAVSDSATGRFIGTTYFDLFPRPHKYGHFANFPILPVRRLADGTYRPPFAAVVGNWTRPAPGQPGLLSHDEVVTFFHEFGHNMAALLATAPYETLSNGFVWDFVEAPSQMLENFVWQPSILKEISSNWQTGQPLPDDLIASLIKSRYVDYAYATTRQIMYAQIDMTYHTSGPHVDTTAVWDKLATDLTPMPAVPDTHPQASFGHLMGGYDAGYYGYLWSKVYAQDMFTAFLSGGLENPAVGMRYRQDILQPARTYDPDVEVQRFLGRAMSPNAFYAEFNTPAASASPTP; translated from the coding sequence TTGAAACGCATCGCCCTCGCCATGACGCTCGCCCTGTCTTCCCTGTTTCCGGCCCAGGCCGCACTCGCCCAAGGCTCGCCGGCCCCGGTGGATTGGAACCTTACGCCCGCACAAATCGGGCAGACGTGTAAGGCCGCGATCGCCAAAGCCCAAACGCGCCTGAACGCGCTGCTTGCTGCTAAAGGAAACCGGACGTTCGCGAATACGGTTCTTCCGCTTGAGGATCTGACATCCGACTTGAACGACACGACGGTCGCGCAGCAGTTTCTTGTGAACGTCGCGACCGGCCAAGACGTGCAAAACGCTTCCAACGACTGCAACACCGCCGAATCTTCTTTCTTCACCGACCTGAGCGCCAGCCCGCAGCTGTATGCGCAAGTTGCCGCGGCCGCGCGTAGCACTACGGCCCGCGACGTGTATCAGCGGAAACTGACATCCATCTGGCTGGATACTTTAAAGCGCAGCGGCGCCGGCTTGTCCGCGGCGGGACGCTTAGAGTTCGTTAGGCTTAGCAAAGAGCTGACCGACCTCCAAAACAACTTTGCGCTAAACCTCGGGAACGACACGACAACGATCGTCATAACAGCGGCGCAGGCGGCCATGCTGCCGTCGGACTTTGTTGCAAGCCTTAAGTCCGCGGCGGGCGGCGGTTTGATACTCCCGGTTAACGAGAGCACCGTGACGCCGTTCTATCAAAACGAAAGTGACGCAGCCGCACGAAAAGCTTACTACCTGGCGTACAACAACCGGCAGGCCGCCAAGAACACGCCGCTTCTCGAGCGCGCGATTGCAATTCGTGACCGGCTAGCGCATTTGCTTGGCTATCAAACGTGGGCGGCTTATCAGGTCTCTAATCGCACTGCCAAGACGCCCGAGCGCGTCGTGTCGTTCCTATCGGGGCTCGACAAGACAATACTTCCGAAGGCGCGCGCCGATATCGCCGTCCTAACTGCTCTTAAAGCTTCCGATACCAAAGATCCCGCGGCGGTGCTTCAGCCGTGGGATTTCACCTACTACGACAACATGCTGCAGAAGACGCAGTACGCGGTCGATCAAAACCAAATCCGGCAGTACTTTCCGGTCCAACATACGATCGATGCTGTCTTAGACATCTATCACAGGCTGCTCGGAGTTGATTTCAAACCCGTCGTGCCGGCGAATGCCTGGAACCCGGACGTGATCGCCTACGCGGTAAGCGACTCCGCTACCGGCCGTTTCATCGGCACGACGTATTTCGATCTCTTTCCGCGACCGCACAAGTATGGGCACTTCGCGAACTTTCCGATCCTGCCGGTCCGCCGTCTTGCCGACGGCACGTATAGGCCGCCGTTTGCCGCCGTCGTCGGCAACTGGACGCGCCCCGCGCCGGGGCAGCCGGGGCTGCTGAGCCACGACGAAGTCGTCACCTTCTTCCACGAGTTCGGCCACAATATGGCCGCGCTTCTGGCGACTGCGCCCTACGAGACGCTTTCGAACGGATTCGTTTGGGACTTCGTCGAGGCTCCGTCGCAGATGCTGGAAAACTTCGTCTGGCAGCCTTCGATCCTTAAAGAGATTAGTTCCAACTGGCAAACCGGACAGCCGCTGCCTGACGACTTGATCGCCAGCCTTATCAAATCGCGGTACGTTGACTACGCATATGCAACGACCAGACAGATCATGTACGCGCAGATCGACATGACGTATCACACGAGCGGTCCTCATGTGGATACAACTGCCGTTTGGGACAAACTCGCAACGGATCTCACGCCTATGCCCGCCGTACCTGATACTCACCCGCAAGCATCCTTCGGGCATCTCATGGGCGGCTACGATGCCGGCTATTACGGCTATCTCTGGTCGAAAGTCTACGCGCAAGACATGTTCACGGCGTTCCTAAGCGGTGGCTTAGAAAATCCGGCCGTCGGCATGCGCTACCGCCAAGACATTCTGCAACCCGCGCGCACCTACGACCCCGACGTTGAAGTACAGCGCTTCCTCGGGCGTGCGATGAGTCCGAATGCCTTTTACGCCGAGTTCAACACGCCGGCAGCTTCCGCGAGTCCGACACCATGA